A single region of the Triticum dicoccoides isolate Atlit2015 ecotype Zavitan chromosome 2B, WEW_v2.0, whole genome shotgun sequence genome encodes:
- the LOC119360449 gene encoding protease Do-like 7, giving the protein MDHYVLLHKFEVLTVFYFSKRDSYNDFNTFYIQAASGTKGGSSGSPIVDCQGRVVALNAGSSSSSASAFYLPLDGVVRALNLIRGCWDTFGSKPESAYIPPGTLQVGDLHSITPNHFLEVSGAIIHPLSYQQYSSFKNIFANKIWTVSQFETLFL; this is encoded by the exons ATGGATCATTATGTATTGCTGCATAAATTCGAAGTCCTAACCGTGTTTTACTTTTCTAAAAGGGATAGCTACAACGATTTCAATACATTCTACATACAG gcTGCATCTGGTACTAAAGGTGGCTCTAGTGGTTCCCCTATTGTTGATTGCCAAGGAAGAGTTGTTGCACTGAATGCAGGAAGCAGCAGTTCCAGTGCTTCGGCCTTCTACCTTCCATTAGACGGT GTAGTTAGAGCACTCAATCTGATACGTGGCTGTTGGGACACATTTGGTAGCAAGCCAGAATCTGCTTATATTCCTCCTGGTACACTTCAG GTAGGGGATTTGCACTCCATAACTCCAAATCATTTCCTGGAAGTTAGTGGTGCTATCATCCATCCACTTTCATACCAGCAG TATTCTTCCTTCAAGAAcatttttgcaaataaaatttgGACAGTGAGTCAGTTTGAAACACTATTCTTGTAA